taaatgagTTAAGAACTCATATTTTAGctacattttgttgtttgtgttttttgttttttaattatttataatttatttagttttcttctAATATTTTAGCAACACCAGGAACCCTCAGCTTGAAATTCCTTAAATTAAACCTGGTTTTTTTACAAtacaaatttggaaaaaaatgtatacgtAAATGAGTTTGTATGtgtcagagagagagagagagagagaaagagagtgaGAGAGATGATTAAAATTGTTAGCAAAGTATTTagttgttaataataatattctttGTGATATAAAAAGATCGATGATGTTTTGcttttgttggtttttcttaagttttattgcTTATTTGTTATGAAATTTCTTTGTCTCTCTCATCCTTTCCacttatttttactaaaaggGATGAAATctaaatttctgttttaaaaatttcccattcattaaagagaaatttagtGTAATTATAAACTTCAAAGAGAAGTTCAAAAAAAAGACTGCTCCAAGTTTCAGATTAGGTTTATGCATAGCTGCTTTAAACAATTggaaattgtgaaatattttgatCTCATTATATGTTATTTTGATTCTCTCTGAATAatagtttaattataaattttttttggcagCAGTCTAGTATtcgtattgttttcttttttttttttcattccagttttatttatgaaatatacCTTATTgctcttatttttattaatttatttattgaattataataattattatagttttttaattgttttgttttaaaattatctaataatttgtttgtttttgttttatattatatataatactaatgaacacatttaatataaatttttttctttgaaaatttagttttcaattaatagttaatttgcattaaatttaattatattttcttttttttcatctcATTTAGTTTAGCTCTAGCTGTTGCTTAGTATTTAGAgggttattttttctttttaaattttatattattaaatattttcatatatggtaagtatttgtttttgttttgttataatttaattattttttttttgtgtgtgtcattttgtttttactcGGTGTTATGTAGTCACTTTGGTAATCAgtcttacttaaaaaaaatatataattaataagtttcgtaaattaaataaaatataaaatgaaatcatatgaaaataatttcctTGAGTTCAGTCtctcaatttaaaaaataataagaaaaaacatgATGTAAAACACAAACACAACAAGAATAATAAGTATGTAATagagttaaaaacaaaagaatgagaataaaaacatataaaaagaaaatatttagttataattAGTTATTAATCTCTATTATTTAACTTTCACAGCAATTTTTATTCACTTTGTATCTCTTGTCGCGCACGCAAagagtttttttagttttttatttttgggtaAATAAAATGTTCATCTACTGTGTAAAGTTATTGTTTTtaagtgtgtttttgtttttgtttttttagcttttaagcTATTTATAGTAAGTAAgttgtttgtttctttgtttgttttataacgGTGTATTTTATCGGTtgaagttttaataatattttttttttaaagtctgtttgaaattgagtttttaactttgtttttatcattatcagtctatttataaatgaaattaatcttggattaataaactaaaaaaatattacattacacatacatatatagatgtaaaaatgaatttatgaatgaaatgaaTAAACCAAACACGAgtataatttatataagaaattacGTTATCAAAAACGTCGTTATCGGTTGTCATTGAGTTACGTTTCGCACAACGTAACGTAATAATATAATGAGTGCAATATGTGATGTGAGGTTAAAAATGAGATGGtcatgttttatgttttaggtTTTTGTTCTTAATGGTTTGAAGTTAAAGTATCTAGTAATggagtgtttctttttttgtttaactataTCTGAATGTATGATTCATACTATAACTGATCCCTAAATAATATATGAACGAGGTAATCGTTGTAACTTAAATGctaataaaaagtttctttttttgtttttctttttgaatcaATCATCTGTTCTTGAGGATCGAtgaattttctaattttctatattgtttAGATTGTTACCCATGAAAAATGTATGCCgcagatgatgatgttgttgccgCCACTACTGCCGCCGTTGAGTTGGTGTCCACAGCAGCAGTGGTGCTTGTAGTATTATTTATCCATCCCAATGACGGATATGTTGAACGTTAGAAGACATGTACAAAACGTTTGTAGGGATTAGATCCCTCTTTAGAGTCGGGTGATAATTCAATAAGGAATACAATACGACCGTCTGGCATTAAGGCCACATCACAAGTACGATCTTTTTCATCCAAAGTGGGAGGCATTAAGGGATTCAAAGAAGGTCTTATTTCAATCTGCAAATAAAAAGAGAGATAGAGATAGGGAAAACACAATAAATACACAATTTgtttaatcataaaattaagcTTAAACTACTTACATCCCATAAATAATCCAGGGTAGGACTATATACTACAATACGTTGATTCTTGGAATCAGCAACTATAATGCGACCATCATCGTCGCAGCATATACCTGAAGGGCGATTAAATTCCTGGAAACCAGAACCTTCATGACCCTTGGCTGATAAAATCTGCAAAGACATTTGATTATAACATTTGACTAATCGATTTAGTTGCTATAAAAACTTACCTCATTTATATCAGGATCTATCAGGTACAAACAATGATTGTCAAAATCGGATACTATAATATTACCGGTGGGTGTGTAGCACACACCACGCGGCGAGGCTATGCCCTTATTGGAACCATGATTATCAAATACAATTTGACGTATAAATCTACCTTCCGAGTCGAATTGTTGTATACGATGATTGCGCGAATCGGTAACGACAATTTGACGTCTTGAGTTTACGGCCACATCCCAAGGATATTGGAATTGACCATATTCCTTTCCGTAACTGCCAAATTTCAGTAGGAATACACCGGAAGATGTAAAGATCTGCACACGATGGTTATCCTTGTCCACGACTATAATACGATTATCAATATCTACACAAATACCGGCGGGAAGATCGAATTCTCCATTACCGACACCCTTGCGGCCGAACTTGAATTTAAGAGATCCATCAGGATTGAAAACTTGTACACGATTGTTGCGTCTATCGGAGACTAAAATGTGACCGAGTTTATCCACACACAAGCCCCATGGGCGGCTAACTTGCCCATCTTCGTGACCTTCTGTGGCAAACGAGAGAGATAAAGCGTTCGAGTTTCGGGCCTTGACGGGTTCTGTAGTACCAGGTATAGCGGGTGTTGAACGAGGAGCACCAAAGTGTAGACCAGGTGAACTGCGCATTACACTAAGTTCCCAATCCAAACCAGGATTAGGCATACTACAAGCACTACCGCCTCTTACTTGCATCACCGGCGAAGGATTACGGAAAGAATTGTCTCTCAGTAGTGGACGTCTCATGTTAGCGGGAACTACGCCATTTGATAAACCATTTCCAGCCATTGATAATACAGTGCCTACCGACTCCACTGCGGCACTACCACCCACAATTGTACCTCCGCTGATATTCATAAGGGGCATATTTTTCTCATCCACTAAAACTATGCCACCTTGGTTACGTATATCTTGCAATAAAGAGTAATCGGGAGCAGCAAAAGCAAATACTTCTTGTTTGGGCTGTAAGTCTTTGTAAATAGCTGCAAACTGTTCAAGTTGTCTTTGACCATTTGTTACTTTCATAGCAATATCAACGTGATCCATGCGGCCACCGTTTTCTGCTACTTTGTGCAACATGTCCGATGTTTCGGCTAAACCTGCTAAAGCGGATTTAAGTCCAGCCATTTGATCGTGTAACATGGCCAAACGACGCTGTCTTAATTTCTCTACAAAGTCCAAAAGGAAACGTTCACGATCTTCAATAGCGATGAGAAATTGACGAAAGCCTTTGCGGATATTGTCGCTTAATTCGGCGCAATTTCTTTCGATGTGACGTATGAAAGCCAAGGCCTTATCAATGCTACTCTTAATGCATTTCGTACCCATGCGACTACTTTCCAAGGCTGTTTCAATCTTTTCCCTGGATTCATCCACAAAGTTTTGGATCGAGGAGTAGCAGTGCTCCTTATGCTCGTGTAGGGTACAACATTGACATACCAACTTCTTGCAGTATTCACAAACATAACGAAGCATCTCATTGTGTTGATCGCAAAGATAGTTGGGACAAGGAATGTTGGGTACGCTAGTCGACATACCGCCGGTGGGTGAGGTGCCAATCGGAGTCGGCAAAGAAATAATGGAGTGATTAGAGGATAATGGTGATTTGCGATGTTCTCTTAAGCAATCATTGCACATGAACTCATTGCATTCCAAGCAGCGAATCGAAGCATTAACTTCACACCAACTGCAACTAATACTTGAGTTATTCGATGATTCCGGAGACATTTTAGGGGCACGCATGCCACTGCCTATGGGTGCTACACCAATGCTAAACTCTTGTGGTGTTTCCAATGACGAAAGGAAGTTGTTGAAAAAGAAATCATTACGAGGTGGTGAACTGTAATGAAAATTgtgttatatttttcaaaatcaaaactCAAATCCATGTAAATACTTACTCATTTCGAACATCGTTGTTCATCATGCCGCTGCCAATGTCCCAAGCAGGAAACGAGTCCAAAATACCAGCTAATAGTCGCTCGGCGGTGGTAGCGCCGTTATTGGGATTGCCATTCGATGCTGCATTATTGCCAGCTGCCGATGCCATTTGTGCTGATAACGAGGAGTTGTTAGACAACAGTTCCATCATAAAATAATCGATAaccgtttaaatgaaaatacggCACTATTGACGGTCAAAATTAAGCCGCAATAAATAACGTTACACTTGGtgtagtaaaaacaaaaaaattaataaaatatttattatgtttttgcagacttttttctttctttcttctttCCCTGTCTTCAAAAATACGTTTGTATGTAGAATGTAGCTCAAGAAAACTGGAGTAGTATCTTGTTGTCAATATTATTATTCGTATGTATGAAGCCTTTAGGGTTGTGTATGCAACAAATGTGATTGATATTCAGGTCGATTTTTCGTAGCGAacgaattgttttaaaaactttgcaaatatta
The window above is part of the Lucilia cuprina isolate Lc7/37 chromosome 6, ASM2204524v1, whole genome shotgun sequence genome. Proteins encoded here:
- the LOC111675960 gene encoding protein wech, whose translation is MMELLSNNSSLSAQMASAAGNNAASNGNPNNGATTAERLLAGILDSFPAWDIGSGMMNNDVRNDSPPRNDFFFNNFLSSLETPQEFSIGVAPIGSGMRAPKMSPESSNNSSISCSWCEVNASIRCLECNEFMCNDCLREHRKSPLSSNHSIISLPTPIGTSPTGGMSTSVPNIPCPNYLCDQHNEMLRYVCEYCKKLVCQCCTLHEHKEHCYSSIQNFVDESREKIETALESSRMGTKCIKSSIDKALAFIRHIERNCAELSDNIRKGFRQFLIAIEDRERFLLDFVEKLRQRRLAMLHDQMAGLKSALAGLAETSDMLHKVAENGGRMDHVDIAMKVTNGQRQLEQFAAIYKDLQPKQEVFAFAAPDYSLLQDIRNQGGIVLVDEKNMPLMNISGGTIVGGSAAVESVGTVLSMAGNGLSNGVVPANMRRPLLRDNSFRNPSPVMQVRGGSACSMPNPGLDWELSVMRSSPGLHFGAPRSTPAIPGTTEPVKARNSNALSLSFATEGHEDGQVSRPWGLCVDKLGHILVSDRRNNRVQVFNPDGSLKFKFGRKGVGNGEFDLPAGICVDIDNRIIVVDKDNHRVQIFTSSGVFLLKFGSYGKEYGQFQYPWDVAVNSRRQIVVTDSRNHRIQQFDSEGRFIRQIVFDNHGSNKGIASPRGVCYTPTGNIIVSDFDNHCLYLIDPDINEILSAKGHEGSGFQEFNRPSGICCDDDGRIIVADSKNQRIVVYSPTLDYLWDIEIRPSLNPLMPPTLDEKDRTCDVALMPDGRIVFLIELSPDSKEGSNPYKRFVHVF